The Archocentrus centrarchus isolate MPI-CPG fArcCen1 chromosome 7, fArcCen1, whole genome shotgun sequence genome window below encodes:
- the LOC115783208 gene encoding microtubule-associated protein RP/EB family member 1, which translates to MAVNVYSTSVTSDNLSRHDMLVWINESLQMNLTKIEMLCSGAVYCQFMDMLFPNSVPLKKVKFGAKLEHEYIHNFKLLQVAFKKMGVDKIIPVDKLVKGKFQDNFEFVQWFKKFFDANYDGKEYDPVEARQGQDAVPTPNPATSALNKPPKKSLNQAPQRPPVAKVAPKMAPVSAKKAGTGGNDEEVAELVNEMEMLKSTIQDMEKERDFYFGKLRNIELICQEKEGEGDPTLQRIIDILYATDEGFVIPDAEEQEEF; encoded by the exons ATGGCTGTGAACGTGTACTCGACCTCAGTGACCAGCGACAACTTAAGTCGCCATGACATGCTCGTTTGGATCAACGAGTCTCTACAGATGAACCTCACCAAGATAGAAATGCTGTGCTCAG GTGCTGTTTACTGCCAGTTCATGGACATGCTGTTTCCCAACTCTGTGCCTTTGAAGAAAGTGAAATTCGGTGCCAAGCTCGAGCACGAATACATCCACAACTTCAAGCTTCTGCAGGTGGCCTTCAAAAAGATGGGAGTTGACAAA ATCATTCCGGTGGACAAACTGGTGAAGGGGAAGTTCCAGGACAACTTTGAGTTCGTGCAGTGGTTCAAGAAGTTCTTCGACGCCAACTACGATGGGAAGGAGTATGACCCGGTGGAGGCGAGACAGGGACAAGATGCCGTGCCCACCCCCAACCCCGCCACATCAGCCCTCAACAAACCCCCCAAAAAGTCTCTCAATCAAG CGCCTCAGAGGCCACCTGTGGCTAAGGTTGCTCCCAAAATGGCTCCGGTCAGTGCGAAGAAGGCGGGGACGGGAGGAAATGAtgaggaggtggcagagctcgTTAATGAG ATGGAGATGCTGAAATCCACCATTCAGgacatggagaaggagagagacttttattttggaaagctgaggaACATTGAGCTGATCTGCCAGGAGAAGGAAGGAGAGGGCGACCCGACGCTGCAGAGGATCATAGACATCCTCTATGCCACAGAT GAGGGCTTCGTCATACCGGATGccgaggagcaggaggagtTTTAA